One region of Nitrospinaceae bacterium genomic DNA includes:
- the glyA gene encoding serine hydroxymethyltransferase, which yields MSLADFDPDIANAIKNEGDRENHTLEMIASENFVSPQVMEAQGSVMTNKYAEGYPGKRYYGGCEFVDVAESLAIERAKKIFGAEHVNVQPHSGSQANMAVYHVAVNPGDTILGMNLSHGGHLTHGSPVNFSGYTYNVVPYGVNKDTELIDYEEVAKLAREHKPKLIIVGASAYPRVIDAVKFREIADEVGAKIMTDIAHPAGLVATGLYPSPVPHSEFVTTTTHKTLRGPRGGMILCKEEFAKEVNKKIFPGIQGGPLMHVIAAKAVAFKEALSDDFATYQKQVVANARFLAGHLSKNGFKIVSGGTDTHLLLVDLRPQDITGKDAEEALELAGITVNKNTVPFETRSPFVTSGIRIGTPALTTRGMKEKEMETIGNMIIETLGRVDDKGLHAKTLQKVRDLCEQFPLNYELTGKY from the coding sequence TTGTCGCTTGCCGATTTTGATCCAGACATTGCCAACGCTATTAAAAATGAGGGCGACCGGGAAAACCATACCCTGGAAATGATCGCCTCGGAAAACTTCGTCAGCCCCCAGGTGATGGAAGCCCAGGGGTCCGTCATGACCAACAAATACGCTGAAGGCTACCCCGGAAAACGTTATTACGGAGGTTGTGAATTTGTCGACGTTGCCGAAAGCCTGGCCATCGAGCGGGCCAAAAAAATATTTGGCGCAGAGCACGTTAATGTCCAGCCGCATTCCGGGTCGCAGGCCAACATGGCCGTGTACCATGTCGCCGTGAATCCAGGTGACACCATCCTGGGGATGAATCTTTCCCACGGCGGGCATCTGACGCACGGCAGTCCCGTGAACTTTTCCGGATACACTTATAACGTCGTTCCCTACGGAGTGAACAAAGACACGGAATTGATCGACTATGAAGAAGTCGCCAAGCTCGCCCGCGAGCACAAACCGAAACTGATCATCGTCGGCGCCAGCGCCTATCCGCGCGTGATCGACGCCGTCAAATTCCGCGAAATCGCCGATGAGGTCGGCGCCAAAATCATGACCGACATCGCCCATCCGGCGGGACTTGTCGCCACGGGGCTCTACCCATCGCCCGTTCCCCACTCGGAGTTTGTGACCACCACGACCCACAAAACCCTTCGCGGACCGCGTGGCGGCATGATCCTCTGTAAAGAGGAATTTGCCAAAGAAGTTAACAAGAAAATATTTCCCGGAATTCAGGGCGGACCCCTCATGCACGTCATCGCCGCCAAGGCGGTGGCTTTCAAGGAAGCCTTGAGCGACGATTTCGCCACCTACCAAAAACAGGTGGTGGCCAATGCCAGGTTCCTTGCCGGTCATCTATCCAAAAACGGATTCAAAATCGTCAGCGGCGGAACCGACACCCATCTGCTCCTGGTCGATCTGCGTCCGCAGGACATCACCGGCAAAGACGCCGAGGAAGCCCTGGAGCTGGCGGGAATCACCGTGAACAAAAACACCGTCCCCTTTGAGACACGCAGTCCCTTTGTCACCTCCGGCATCCGTATCGGTACTCCGGCTCTCACCACCCGGGGCATGAAGGAAAAAGAAATGGAGACCATCGGCAACATGATCATCGAAACCCTGGGGCGCGTCGACGACAAAGGACTCCACGCAAAAACCCTGCAAAAGGTTCGCGATCTGTGCGAGCAATTTCCCCTGAATTACGAACTGACCGGGAAATATTAA
- a CDS encoding 1-(5-phosphoribosyl)-5-amino-4-imidazole-carboxyl ate carboxylase translates to MKSEELKRILTDLYQQKTTPAESLEILKTLPFENLDFAHIDHHRHLRTGQPEAIFCEGKSQKQLVTIIKKMGKAKSDILATKLAPDIFKSIKKHLPKNAEYNESSRTLVIRKKKKAKGKGLVVIVTAGTSDIPVAEEAAVTAELFGSRVETVFDVGVAGIHRLLHNMERFREARVVVAVAGMDGALASVVGGLIENPVIAVPTSVGYGASFNGVAALLTMLNSCAQGVATVNIDNGFGAGSMAHKINMLGEPPASEGA, encoded by the coding sequence ATGAAAAGCGAAGAACTGAAAAGGATTCTGACCGATCTTTACCAGCAGAAAACCACACCTGCCGAAAGCCTGGAAATCCTGAAAACCCTGCCGTTTGAAAATCTGGATTTCGCCCACATCGACCATCACCGTCATCTGAGAACCGGCCAGCCGGAAGCGATTTTCTGCGAGGGCAAATCGCAAAAGCAATTGGTGACGATCATCAAGAAAATGGGTAAAGCCAAGAGCGATATCCTCGCCACCAAACTCGCGCCTGATATTTTCAAAAGCATAAAGAAGCACCTCCCTAAAAATGCCGAGTACAACGAATCTTCCCGAACCCTGGTGATCCGCAAAAAGAAAAAGGCTAAAGGCAAGGGGTTGGTGGTGATCGTCACCGCAGGAACATCTGACATCCCCGTGGCCGAGGAAGCGGCGGTCACGGCGGAATTGTTTGGAAGCCGGGTGGAAACAGTTTTCGATGTCGGTGTCGCCGGAATACACCGGTTACTCCATAATATGGAGCGCTTTCGCGAGGCGCGGGTGGTGGTGGCGGTCGCGGGAATGGATGGGGCCTTGGCCAGTGTTGTGGGCGGGCTGATAGAAAACCCGGTCATCGCCGTTCCTACCAGCGTGGGCTATGGAGCGTCTTTCAACGGAGTGGCGGCGCTTCTCACCATGCTGAACAGCTGTGCCCAGGGCGTGGCCACGGTCAATATCGACAACGGTTTTGGGGCGGGAAGCATGGCGCACAAAATCAATATGCTGGGGGAGCCTCCCGCGAGCGAAGGTGCTTGA
- the gpsA gene encoding glycerol-3-phosphate dehydrogenase [NAD(P)+], whose product MKFNNLGVIGAGSWGTALSLLLAEKGYSFPLWVYEEDLCETMKSKRENSVFLPGFPLSQNIHPTCSLKEAVEGRSILVLVVPTHVMRQTIKSIKPFLQPGCLIINASKGIENETLCTIHQILEEELEGTHVCAAISGPTFAKEIAEGLPSALVAAADTLETAERVQEIFSTPKMKVFTSTDSLGVEIGGALKNVIAIATGICDGMKLGYNPRAALITRGLVEITRIGTAQGARPETFSGLSGIGDLVLTCTGDLSRNRNVGIQLGQGQKLSDITKNMKMVAEGILTVKSAFALKNKFNIQAAVIEETYRVLYDDKPPQKAVEDLMSVEIDTEFSGVRGLE is encoded by the coding sequence ATGAAATTTAACAACTTAGGAGTCATCGGAGCCGGAAGCTGGGGAACTGCCCTGTCTCTTCTGCTGGCGGAAAAGGGGTATTCCTTCCCTCTTTGGGTTTATGAGGAAGATCTTTGCGAAACCATGAAAAGCAAACGGGAGAACTCTGTTTTCCTGCCGGGGTTTCCTTTGTCGCAAAATATTCATCCCACCTGTTCCCTGAAAGAAGCGGTGGAAGGCAGATCCATCCTTGTTTTGGTCGTGCCCACTCACGTCATGCGGCAAACCATCAAGAGTATCAAACCCTTTTTACAGCCGGGATGCCTCATCATCAACGCCAGCAAAGGCATCGAGAATGAGACTCTGTGCACCATTCATCAGATCCTTGAGGAAGAACTGGAGGGAACTCACGTTTGCGCCGCTATTTCCGGACCGACGTTTGCCAAGGAAATCGCCGAAGGGCTTCCCTCCGCTTTGGTGGCCGCCGCGGACACTCTGGAAACGGCAGAACGCGTTCAGGAGATATTTTCCACTCCCAAGATGAAGGTCTTCACCAGCACCGATTCCTTAGGCGTCGAAATTGGCGGAGCGTTGAAAAATGTCATCGCCATCGCGACGGGAATCTGCGACGGAATGAAATTGGGATACAACCCGAGAGCCGCCCTGATCACCCGCGGCCTGGTCGAGATCACCCGCATCGGCACCGCGCAGGGGGCGCGTCCGGAAACGTTTTCCGGGCTTTCCGGGATCGGGGATCTGGTCCTGACCTGCACGGGGGATCTGAGCCGCAACCGCAACGTCGGCATCCAACTGGGTCAGGGACAGAAATTAAGCGACATCACCAAAAACATGAAAATGGTGGCTGAGGGCATTCTCACGGTCAAATCGGCGTTTGCATTGAAAAACAAATTCAATATCCAGGCGGCGGTCATCGAAGAAACCTACCGCGTGCTTTATGATGACAAACCCCCGCAAAAAGCAGTAGAGGATTTGATGAGCGTCGAAATCGACACCGAATTTTCCGGGGTACGAGGATTGGAATGA
- the rpiB gene encoding ribose 5-phosphate isomerase B — MEKIAIASDHAGFELKESIAAYLHQKGVQFEDFGPVNSDRVDYPDYGTQVAQAILENKVDRGIVICGTGVGMSIVVNRFPGIRGTLCSDLYTAKMCREHNDSNILIMGGRVIGKGLAQEIVTTWLETRFEGGRHQKRLDKIEEIDKTLTDRAINP; from the coding sequence ATGGAAAAAATAGCCATTGCCTCAGACCATGCGGGATTTGAGCTTAAAGAAAGCATCGCCGCCTATCTGCATCAAAAAGGAGTGCAGTTTGAGGATTTTGGTCCTGTCAATTCGGACCGTGTGGATTATCCCGATTATGGGACCCAGGTGGCCCAGGCCATCCTCGAAAATAAAGTGGACCGCGGGATCGTGATCTGCGGAACCGGAGTGGGCATGTCGATTGTGGTGAATCGGTTTCCGGGAATCCGCGGAACCTTATGCTCGGATCTGTACACTGCAAAAATGTGCCGTGAGCACAACGATTCCAACATACTCATCATGGGCGGGCGCGTCATCGGAAAGGGCCTGGCTCAGGAAATCGTGACCACCTGGCTGGAAACCCGATTCGAAGGGGGCCGTCATCAGAAACGCCTCGATAAAATTGAAGAAATTGATAAAACGTTAACGGATAGAGCAATAAACCCATAA
- the nrdR gene encoding transcriptional repressor NrdR, which produces MENKVIDSRMNKEGDIIRRRRECLSCADRFTTYERLEKSLPFIVKKDGRREEFNREKILDGVKKACQKRPISIENIEALVDRVEQYFQDLGEKEISAVAIGEKVVKELYHLDDVAYVRFASVYRSFKDVNEFMVELKEVLRDKQGAKEPDRVQ; this is translated from the coding sequence ATGGAAAACAAAGTGATCGACTCCCGTATGAACAAGGAGGGCGATATCATCCGCCGCAGGCGGGAATGTCTCAGTTGCGCGGACCGGTTCACCACCTACGAGCGGCTGGAAAAATCCCTGCCGTTTATCGTTAAAAAAGATGGCCGGCGCGAAGAGTTCAATCGGGAAAAGATCCTCGACGGCGTTAAAAAGGCCTGCCAGAAGCGGCCCATCAGCATCGAGAATATCGAAGCCCTGGTGGACCGCGTGGAGCAGTATTTTCAGGATCTGGGTGAGAAAGAAATCTCCGCCGTCGCCATCGGCGAAAAAGTCGTCAAGGAGCTTTACCATCTCGACGATGTCGCCTACGTGCGATTCGCCTCCGTGTACCGCTCCTTCAAGGACGTGAACGAATTCATGGTCGAACTCAAGGAAGTTTTACGCGACAAACAGGGCGCCAAAGAACCCGACCGGGTTCAGTAA
- a CDS encoding 3-beta hydroxysteroid dehydrogenase encodes MRVLVTGGGGFLGSHIAKRLRDRGDRVSVLGRRKYSHLGNGIESIVCDIRDKQAVAAALKGCDAVFHAAAVPGVWGDYQKYYSINVEGTRNVIDGCLKHAVKKLIFTSSPSVVFGDSDLENVNESVPYPQSYLCHYPETKAIAERLVVAANGVDGLATVSLRPHLIWGIDDPHLVPRVLDRAQKGNLIRVGDGHNLVDMIHVENAADAHVKAGDALMPKSRVAGQCYFISDGEAVLLWDWIDELLTALDLPVVERTVSYKTAWFLGAVLESIYGLLRIQREPIMTRFVAAQLATSHYFDISKAKRDFGYAPVICPQEGMEQMIKHLRSREAPPAY; translated from the coding sequence ATGCGCGTATTAGTCACAGGCGGCGGTGGGTTTCTGGGCAGTCACATAGCCAAAAGACTGCGGGATCGAGGCGACCGGGTTTCCGTTCTCGGGCGCAGGAAATACTCTCATCTTGGAAACGGAATCGAGTCTATCGTTTGCGACATCCGCGACAAACAGGCGGTGGCCGCCGCTCTCAAAGGTTGCGATGCGGTGTTTCACGCCGCGGCGGTTCCCGGTGTTTGGGGGGATTACCAGAAGTATTACAGCATCAACGTCGAAGGCACCCGCAATGTGATCGATGGGTGCCTGAAGCATGCGGTGAAAAAATTGATTTTCACCAGTTCCCCCAGTGTTGTGTTCGGCGATTCCGATCTGGAAAACGTGAACGAAAGCGTGCCTTATCCGCAATCCTACCTCTGCCATTATCCCGAAACCAAGGCCATCGCCGAGCGCCTGGTGGTTGCGGCCAACGGCGTCGATGGTCTGGCCACCGTTTCTTTGCGCCCGCATCTGATCTGGGGGATAGATGATCCGCATCTGGTTCCCAGAGTCCTCGACCGCGCCCAAAAGGGAAACCTGATACGGGTAGGGGATGGGCACAACCTCGTCGATATGATCCACGTGGAAAATGCCGCCGACGCGCATGTCAAGGCTGGCGATGCGTTGATGCCGAAGTCCAGGGTGGCGGGTCAGTGTTATTTTATCAGCGACGGAGAAGCGGTTCTTTTGTGGGACTGGATCGACGAGCTGCTGACGGCTCTTGACCTGCCTGTTGTGGAAAGAACCGTTTCTTATAAAACCGCATGGTTTCTCGGAGCGGTTCTGGAAAGTATCTATGGATTATTGCGAATCCAGCGGGAGCCCATTATGACGCGATTCGTCGCCGCGCAACTGGCGACTTCGCATTATTTCGATATCTCAAAAGCTAAACGGGATTTTGGTTACGCACCGGTGATTTGCCCGCAGGAGGGAATGGAACAGATGATCAAGCACCTTCGCTCGCGGGAGGCTCCCCCAGCATATTGA
- the tatC gene encoding Sec-independent protein translocase protein TatC, translating to MVRPVNFTEKIPISHHLIELKDRFILVAIVVAFFFGLCFYFIDFLLLWLEDPLPSQYADLTFITPTEPFFTAMKVSLMGSLFISMPVILYHLWGFIAPGLKVKEKKITAMFVGCGTFFFLMGGLFCYFLVLPLGLKFLLTYGTNWWKMQVTIGFYFSFVVKLILAFAFAFQTPLLMVLMTKFGVANTVKMRMYRKWAFLGTFGIAAVLTPPDIITQVLLAFPLYALYEFGVVVSYFFEDPKNRERVRRDLADQAAAKQAASQAKQQPAETGKTRKKVVRRVVRRVKKE from the coding sequence GTGGTCAGACCGGTTAACTTTACAGAAAAGATACCCATCAGCCATCATTTGATTGAGTTGAAGGACCGATTCATTCTCGTGGCGATTGTGGTCGCATTTTTCTTTGGCCTCTGTTTTTATTTCATCGATTTTTTACTGCTTTGGCTGGAAGATCCCCTCCCCAGCCAATACGCGGATCTCACCTTCATCACTCCAACGGAGCCCTTTTTCACCGCTATGAAGGTCTCTCTCATGGGGTCCCTGTTCATTTCCATGCCGGTGATTCTGTATCACCTCTGGGGGTTCATCGCACCTGGCTTAAAGGTGAAGGAAAAAAAGATCACCGCCATGTTCGTCGGTTGCGGGACATTCTTCTTTTTGATGGGCGGGCTCTTCTGCTATTTCCTGGTTTTGCCGCTGGGGCTGAAGTTTTTGCTGACCTACGGCACCAACTGGTGGAAGATGCAGGTGACCATCGGGTTTTATTTTTCGTTTGTTGTTAAACTGATCCTGGCGTTTGCTTTTGCCTTTCAGACCCCACTGTTGATGGTGTTGATGACCAAGTTTGGCGTGGCCAACACCGTGAAAATGAGAATGTACCGCAAGTGGGCGTTCCTCGGCACCTTCGGAATCGCCGCCGTTCTGACGCCTCCGGACATCATCACTCAGGTTCTGCTGGCATTTCCCTTATACGCCCTTTATGAATTCGGGGTTGTGGTCTCCTATTTCTTTGAAGACCCGAAAAACCGGGAAAGAGTGCGTCGGGACCTTGCCGACCAGGCGGCGGCAAAACAGGCCGCGAGCCAGGCGAAACAGCAACCGGCGGAAACTGGAAAGACCAGGAAAAAAGTGGTTCGCAGGGTGGTCCGCAGGGTTAAAAAAGAATAA